The sequence tttacctcattgtcttacaattgggtagaagatcaatcaagtctcatacttgattatccttcatggactgcatatctgtattcatagaatctagtcattttcagattcaggatctgatatggcctcacacaGCTAGAGGGTTTATCaaaatcccttagttgaggtttatctgaattaatcagataattaaacctcataagccgatgagctctactagatctataaagtgcaggtgtaacatgTTCTGGATTACCAACAGTgtgctcagtttcaacgtgtggattgctagtgcttattgaaggtatgttactttaaagtacttgaatttcttcaagatctactttactcccactgacttcttgtaagagaagatctctttctaggaattcagtagaccgagcagaaaacacgttgtcttcagcttggtagtaaaagtagtaacatattgtttcctttatgtatcatacAAAGTAACATTGGATAGTTCTGGgtactaatttgtttgaagtgtcatgcttcacatacgcttcacaaccccagactttgagataagacaacttgggattcttcccatgccataactcatatggtgtcttttctaccttcatagttggaatcacattgagtatgcctgcatcAGACTCTCAtacatatccctaaaagacggtagtagagaaatcagactcatcataaatcaaactatatcaagtaaagttgattcctcttactcagacacaccatcatGTTGTGGTGTATAAGGTAGAGTGAaccatgagacaatcccacaattctttaggtggtccaaaaactcttgactcataaactcacttactccatcggagcgaagtgctttaatggtctttccaagctgattatctacttcattttggaatacttttgaatggtAAAATAGttgtatgtttatgtttcagcaagtgaacataatcatagctactgtactcatcagtaaatgtaatgaagtaaaattaactaaatctatacattgttcttaaagggctacatacaacagtatgtattagtcctaaaagatctttagctcttttacctaaatcggagaaagaagcatttgtcatcttttcacataaacatgactcgcatacatcaaatgactcagagccaattgattccaaaagtccattagactggagttttgaaatgcattgtttgtttatatgactcatatgacaatgtcatagataggtcttattcaagtcttgcttgaagactttggcgatgtaggtatacacagaattctcatttgaaattacactatgcatatcaatttcaaaaataccatcacgttgataggtattaagataaatatattatccttagaaactgaaatatctaagtgtgtaaatgcaagttcaaaactagcatctttcaaactatgtcgctcgcagtattgagagcataatgctattgttccaacaaaacaataagaccacttagagaagtaagttcagaggtaccaatagctttaacaaaagcttgatcccccttgcctacttgtaaatccagtgtgcctttctttagtctattacttcttctcattcccttcatattgttacaggtgtgaaggccacaaccagttaacaaagatataggaatcactagaagaagtatataactatttatggaatatacctgatttgctagtctcaccagcgttgccttttctcagctcagattggaagataggacaacttccttctccaattgccaacctttccacaatagaaacattcggcgtcttttgttgggctttccttcttggaaggtggaatatttttcctagcaaatgatttgtcattttccttccacaaaatattcggcttattctttttcacccttcaatcatatttcttcctgatcatcgaacaacatccgataggaattttgctgagcagcagcaactgccacaacaggaagtATGAATAAGGGTtctaaattttgttcaacttccatgtatgcttgagaacaattctcaggttgcagtgtcagtctaggaagtttgaacattgagtttatccttctccaacaaagaaggaagtgtgttttggtttacgttttgattatttgacatctacaatagatataagattcaatttagtattttcgatattgagctttaataaattaactacccaagtttttttataatattttaaaaaataattaatttacgaaagcctaagatccacatagaggttccatagccacatctgttgatcagctagcagttatggagtctattggtaggtaacgggtaccaattgcattacaagtgcaactcttagatctttatgagaccttgagatatgtgtagttcaacaaaccactattatctactaacatgtttgtctcatccttgcctcgaactcaggtctcaccgtgaatacgattaagtcgtccaatttgaaaacagtggaaattcacgctagtctcactagatcgaaaaatccacctcgtggctataattcagcctagtctcactagatcagaaaaataacgaggagtgtttgcaagctcattggatggcatgacttaaatttaacgggtattttggaaaaagtttgtgtcaacgaataatgcatgcacacaagattcgttacactattagttaaaaaacattttaaccaattgtatatgtcgattatgtttgtgatctaatttgttatttaatttataggatataaaaataacaaatacacaaacgtgtatcgttttaaaacagttttaaaagatgtcgtccatatattttatttgagtttcaaaatcatttaacattaaactcgttagagtttaacttattttaaaatcatcaattttaatctttgaaactcgtttagagttttagttaatgttttcatcaaaaaacatatatataatttgagtctcaaaattatttaactttaaactcgttagagtttaaccttttaaaatcatcaattttaatatttgaaactcgttaccggttttatttaatgttttcatcaaaaacatttagcatatattataatcaaccattaaatataaatgcgtaaaataaaacacaaccatgcatcacacacacatagcctagcccaaaaatcctatgcttgatcccatgagccgacatgggatcaagaggtcaaactaagggtaatatcgtagctcccacttaattcaagaatcaagtgaaaacttgacaaacgccatcgttgtcaaattgacctgttcgccatcttctaagtcaaacttcgCGTTGCATCCTTATCTTCAattttcatcttgttacatttatttaaaattgaaaaatataactaatctaatacttttacaatttagaataaacttaaaaacagtactatgaaaatgaaaaataaatacaatacaactttggcttcaaaatggcctttctaataaaataaataatcaacatgatataatattgccgtaatcaacaatcacaacaatcacataggtcggggcattacgggctatgtatgcaatcacaattttaataactacattattaaaacctatatatggcttgttcatggttacaatgcatgtgtataaccatggaatataacaatcaataattataataaatattcaagccataacaattaaatctacaatttaaaatagtgatattctttcaatcatatttgtgcgtcatgaggttatgtctaaatcaaccgcgttgactttaaaaaccaaaaaggtttcgacttttaccaattcaccacaaagctaaatttaaagaaaatcacgcgacaattaagatggtgtaaaagcggctcggataccactgatggaaaatcgtgtgtacttttaccaattcagattaacgcagcggatagttaaaataataatcttttattattttatgaacaaaatttaacaagattaaattttcacttatttaatgaaacttgcacatgattaacgatcccaaaaatccagttacaccataataattgtcatgaatataaatcataagatgagtaaacgatatacctttcttgaagaaactgattgaaggagagaaacctttcttgaagaacctgattgaaggagagaaacctacgatcaaaaatatgaccgtctctttggatagtccacactacacttcaaacaacgtcaatggatgctagtccaaacccaagtaataatcaatcaacctttgattaatattatgaacccaaaatatgtaatatgtgtttttccTTTTAGTTCATCGAAAGCATTTAGAATGATTCAAAAATTACTTCGTAATATGAtacacatatatgaatatataatatatcccatttgtttggtagcataaagtaaatcaaaagaaatcaagatcattttcaaatacaatgctatattttaaaaaggcgtatttctcaaatactttaagggtagtttatgaaacttataattaataatttcaatcatgtcattttcatgtgaatagtaaataaattaatttcaATTCACCTTTTGAAAATGAAACGTAAATCCAAATTATTAGATCAATtatatatcataaagtcgtattttacaaatacttcaggggtagtttatgaaacttataattaataatttctatcatgtcactttcatgtgaatagtaaattaattaatttcgttttatttactattcacatgaatagtaaatgaattaatttcgatttactattttgttacttgagtaatatatatacatcatatatatattttatttgacgtctcggtgtatatgtgtgtgaccccgaaggctcaaatgaggttggccatatagttatatgttgtaccttgcacattaatccttcagAAGGTGCAACTGCGTTCCACCAGGCACATCAGGCAACTACGAATCGTGTGCTTGTTACGCTGATATGACCACCCGAGGCAACAAAAAGAAGTGCCCTTGAGAATTTTAGTTCTTCCCCAAAACTATGTTTCGGTAAAAGCTTAGTTGTTGTACTTGTTTGtaagtttaattttaatttgtGTTTGTGTTTATTTTTTATGTGTAAAAATCATTGTTAATGTAATTTTCATTGTATACATGAATAAAATGTTGGTTATGGCTTACAGTGTATTAACCTTATACCCCGTAAATTTAATTTAAGATCATTTTTGAAACAAGTCTGTAAAAGTACATTACTATAATCAAATGATTTTAAGGAAAAATATGACCTTCTAACTATATCATATTTATTCGGTGCATTATAATATATTGTATAGATTATAGGGCTTTTGTAACTCTCcgttatattaataaaattatgcttgcttttcaaaaaaaaaactatatcAAAGAACTAAATTTGCCATCAAGTTTTGTATTCCGTATATCATTATACTCTAAACGTACTCTTTTTTTGTGCTTTTACCATCAAGGAAAATGATTTGTATGATAACGTTATTTgtctttttactttttattttattttattatatactaGATACTAGAAGTAAAGTGGCAACTAGTTGATCTACTTGTTTTTTTGAGTAAAAGGTTAACATAGAGGGTGAAGAGAAAAAATCACCAATTGAGAAAAAGGCagcgttgttttttttttttttttttttttttttgggagtaAAAGGTATATCATAgagggtgaaaagaaaaaaaaatcaccaATTGAGAAAAAGGCAGTGCTTATTTTGTGATGAGTACGGCCGATGATGAAAGCGGCGAGACAAGGCAACAAAgaagagaaaaggaaaaaaaacCCTAAAGTGttaggctctgataccatgttaaagtACGTAATAGAATGGATTGATATTATTTGATTGAATGCCAGTACATAATACAATAGTAGCCTTATATTGGCTAAAACCCTAACAATGCTAAAAATGGCTAAATCCAATGAGAGTAATACTTGAGCTAATAATAATATAGACTAACACTCTTGAGTTTAGGTATCAAAAGTAAGTTATAATATGAAAAATTAACAAGTTATAATAAATACATAAACATGTAGCCATTAAGACTACGTTTAACAttctctttatttttatttttagagtaCAATACTGAATAAAATTACATTACAACAACATTAACTAATTACATCAAATGGAAGGTATGAACCATGTAGAATTTAGACGCTCATACTCATACTCGAAGATAAAACTACCGTTTTGATCATCAATAAAATTAGTATATCATATTTATATAAGGTTGGTGCATTAACACATTTACTAATGGCCTAGGGTTTTTCAATTAGGGCTTGCACGTTGACTTAGCCTACAAGTCACCTAAACTCTATTTCCCATCTATAAATACGGGTTAAAAACCTACATCAAGGGCACTCTCCTCCATGGCATACGGCTTTCATTCTAGCACCTAACCTTTGTTTCCTTCCGATCGTCTTTGTGATCGAAACACAGAATCTACACTAGGGTTTTTATCTATGGATCCTCGCACAGTTTTTTCCCTTAATGCCGAGCAGTGTCGTCCATCGGCCAATGGGCAAGCCTTTAACCACCCTtcagagatcatcatctcgggtaagGTTATCATGGTAGCCGGACCAGAGGTTAGCGCCACTGAATACAACCCCCCTCGCTTATGCAGTCAAGCGTGCTTCTAGCCCTCGGTGAAATTATGCTTGATCAATTGATGCTTTCTTTAAGAGGCGAAACATAATGCCTCGTACTGTTACAATCACATGTTCTGGTCGTGAAGGTTTGTCTTTCTTATTGAGCTATTTTGTTATATGCGGTTCGAGTACAGAATATCTTTCACGTTATTGTTCGCACACATGCAGTTATTCATGTTCTTTTGTACAGCTGTTTGAGGGTTATTCGCGCAGTTGTTCGCATGGTATTTAACTCAACTTTTCGCGGTTTTACGTGCAGGTTTTGTGAACTTGTTTTTCTGCAACATATCGAGGAGTTCAATGTGATACTTGATAAAGATATTATACCGAACTCGGAGtgtaacaccgaccatttttttttaaaacacagctgaagacttttatattaaaatcacaacattaaatacatcacagcataaatccacataattaagtttaagtttacacgacagtgttacttattacaaaatacatgttgcaaaaagtccacatcagagttcacacgtcaaacatgtcttcaacactaGCACCCATCCAAACTAGCAGAACTTAAACCtgtaagggtggaaatgtgggggattagcataacgctaagtgaatggaatctatctacagatatcgcataagcaccacacatgcgaacaatatcactaacatgctaaaaaccaactagcatacaacataaagacaatatgaggatcgacggcttgtacgagcacacgactcctagttgatcTAGCTAGAGTCTACCAATAGTCCTTACTACACGATTCACAGCATAGTTATCCGGgcgcaggggatgcgtcattcaatactatactccacaatcggtagtccttggacccaacctcctcagacccggttgacctcacacgaactctaacctcctcaggcccggttacgagtccccagcctcctcaggcccgactggtgccaaacacagtgcgcacataatatcacataatcACAATAAACATGTAATAAACTCACTAGCATGGCAACCGATATCTAAACATTGCAATAACATTATAGCAAAGCATGGTAATAGAATAAACCACAGTAGCatgacatgctacttaaactctatccgaagatagacccactcaccgattaccagctacagctcagttatcttacttctgagcttcttccttgttcttatcacctgagaacaacacaaacgaagtcaatatacatatctcaatcaatattataaccaaatcatactataaactaggtcataacatcatTTCACAAGTCCACAACGTAACTCCATTCACTATTGTCAAACAAGTACGTGGAAAACGGGACACGCACGCCAAAACCTATTTTTCCGCCCCAAAAATAGTTTGATCCATCTTCTTAAAAGTTaatcattgaaaagtactcttcaatacgattccaacgatattttattcataaaaaatggagttacggtttgaaagttctgaccaaaacaaatttctcaaattgctgaaaagacacactacccaactcggtagtgtgtgtcatagacactcgaccgagtgtgtagacacacggccgAATGAGTAGAGATATTCGACCGACTGccttttcaaaagacacactaccgagtgtgtagacacacggcccACTTCAAAAGACACTCGACCAAGTGTGTACACACACGGTCCACTTccaaaagacactcgaccgagtgtgttcatGAGCTGCTGAAAATTGGAAAAGTGACGGGTTtgagccaaaaatcaccaaatctcgaccatatactcgttttaaacctcaaaactcatcacatcttgtttataaaaccttttgggacataaatccacaaacattacatcaaaacaacaacaaattaagCAATTTTGATCCAAAATCACACTTTTGTAAAACCTAGTACAAAAACTCCATTTTTACACAAATTCAAACATGAAAAcacatgattcttaccttgtttgaatcagtaaaacacaaagaATCGGTTTCTAACACAAATTAGACTTCAAATCGAGATTTGGAGAATTAGGGTTCAAAagggagatgaagttaggtacgggGTGTAATTTGGGAAATTTCTAGAGAGATGGAGAGATAAGGAAGAAAAGGCAGCAcaatacacttatttggggttaaaatctCATACCCCatctcacacgggtatttatcagttatctgaaatctttcgtACCTAGTTAGGCGGAcctaacggagttcaaattaaataaacaaacatgttctgtgacccttgtcacaactggtcttaaccaaataataaaacaatactattcacataattaaaataaaaacatataaaacacataataaaattctaagggcaaaatagtccacttacaactagcccaggtttcagtctgttacacgaAGAGACTTGATAACTTAGGGTTTTTCAATTAGGACTAGTATGTTGACTTGACCCACAAGTCACCTAAACCCTAATTACCATTCATAAATATGGGATAAAAATCTACATCAAGGGCACCATCCTCCAAGACATACGGATTTCATTCTTGCGCCTTACTTTTGCTTCTTTACAATCGTCTCTATGATCGGAACACACTATGTACACTAAGGTTTTTACATACGTCTCCTCGTAGGGTTTTTTCCCTGTCTGCCGAGCAGCGCCGTTCATCGGCCAGCGGACAAGCCTTTAACCATCCTCCAAAGATCATCATCTCGGCTACAATTATCACACTAGCTAAACCAAAGGTCAACGCTGttgaacccaaaaaaaaaaaaaaaactctcatgcACTCAAGTGTGTTTCTAGGCCTCATTAGAATATGCTTAATCAGTTACTTTTTTGCATCTCGATATTAAGATACAACTTCATCTTAATATTTAATAGGAGTATGTAGTGAATTACTCGTGTAAgggtgaaaaagaaaaaaaaaatgaaagaaaaatgaaaagaatGAGTTAAAAAAATAGAGAAAATGAGAGATACCTCTTCGCTATACCTACTATACAACTCCCTCCCGTTGTACAAGGGATATCTTTAGCAGCGTTCATCGGTTCGTTTTGATTTTTCTCAGTTTATTTGATTCGGTTATTTGGTTTTAAAATTGTGGAGGCAAAACCTAAAACCGAAAAATGTATTCAATTTCAAAATCGAAACCGAAATCAAGCCGAAACCAAATTCGAAGTTGTCACGGTTTCAGTAAAAATAAAAAACCCCCGAAAATCGTAATTTAaccaattttttttaaattaatcatAGAAATCGAATTTTGATTATTTTTAAAATCGTTTTTTCTTTGATACTCCGTATATTTGTTTTGCGTGATTTGCATCTACAGCAAAACCAATTTCTGTTCGTTGCTATTGAGCCAATGGTTCCTGCACGTGTGAATTGCTGACCCTGCAATTTGAGCAATAACAGAaggtaataattttaatagtatattATTTGTTGAATTTCATTTCAAATTCGGTTTTCGTTTAAACGAATTCTAAAAAGTAAAATCGAACCGAAACCGAATCAACTTTGAAAATCAAAATGCAGCCGATTTTAAATTAAGCTTTTCTCAGTTTTATTCGGTTCAGTTTTTGAATTAAtcgatttaaaattaaattttgaGGCTCATAGATATCTTTATTCCAATGTAGAGATCCGGTTCGATAAACTGGTCGAATTGACTTTGTTAATTtggtttaatttttatatataaatataaataatagataGATAAGATAGATTATATGTTGAAAGAGGAGAAGCCGATTTGAGTTGAAATTGAGGTGCATATGTGTACACTCAGATGAGTCAACAAGTGATTATCCAAAACAGCTCATACtctatttaataataaataaataaataaataagactaTTGTCTATAGAGACCTCGAGAAATAAGTGTAGTAATCTTAATTTACGTAGCTAGTGAAGGTTATATGAAACCCACTTGACTATGTAGAATTTTTAATTATGCTAAATCATTAAACAATCATTTGGTTACAATCATATATTTGGTCAATTTTAGGTGTTGGGTGTGCTTTTGGTGAAAGTTCAATTGCAATAATCGAAGAGTTGTCATTTAACAAAATGTGGCTTAGAAAAAGTTTAAAAGTTAATAATACACACTTTAATGGGTAGCCTACTATTCTACTGACGCATTCTAAGATTTTAGATGACCTGTAAGATCATTGGTATTCTAAGTTCTATAAACTCGTAGCACAAACAAATACTAATACCACAAAAGAAAAAAgatacattttttttataaaaaaattatgtaCTTGATTAACAAGTAGACCCGTACCTACGGTTATTGCTACCATTTTAATGTGATTCTTTCCACGCACATATCTATTTATGTTCCTTTCACAAAATATTATCTTATCGGAAAAAAATCACTCAAAAGAGTATAGAAATAAGTTTATAATTTAagctgttttaattattataaacaAAGACGTTAGATGTAATTGTCCTTTATTATGCATTTCTAGTCGCAAATTTGGATTAATAAGCAGGatttatttatttttcaatttAATACTAGTAGTAATTTGAAGAAAGTTGGTAAAATGAGTATGTCGATAATAATGCAAATTGCCAACCATGCAGGAGACCCCACAGCCACAGTCACAGCTAGCCTCACTTTCACCAAATACTTGCACGCGGTTTCGACTTATGTTGTCTCTTTTTCTTTATtcagattataattataattataattataattatatttatatttattttatattaatattatatacaaagtatataggtatatatatttatatttaataaactaAATTGAGAGAATATTATCCTACATTTGTTGATATTAATACGGCGTTTGAAGCAGGAGACCTAGGTACGAAATTTGGTAACGTTCACGATTGAATTAAAATGGGCAATTAATTGGAGGGGACGTCAATGTACGGAATGTAGTTGTCGTTAGGAAGGTTTCCGTTGCGGattaagaaaaaaataataaataaaaattattatattttttaaactATTAGTGAAACATTTTTATTAACTTTTCATAACATAATACTCTCGATTTTAAATGACTTAATGTGATTAATTTGCCTTTGCAAAATTGAATATGTCAATAATAATTTGTctcctcacacacacacacacacacacacacacacacacacacacaccccccTAACAATGTCATAGATACATTCAACTCATTCTCACACCTATAAATAAAAGTCGAAACCATAGTTCATTCATACTCAAACACACTACTTAATTAACAAATTATATATTCTCTAATTTCTCTGTGTTTCGTTAACACTTcaaattaaaaatgggttttttaaAGCTTTTCGTTGCTTCACTTCTTGTTTCCTTATTTCTCTTCCAACTTTCTCAAGCAGCCAATCCTACTCAACTTGTATTATTCATTCTCTCTATTTAATCTTCTTTATTTATTTACGGCTGCTTAGTAGTTAGTATCTAATACATACTCTATCCTCTTTTAaggtttataataaataataacataATACTCGTAACCTCTTAGCTTTCCTTACTAATCTCTGAGTCAATTATTTGTTCTCCACCatactgacttgtaatttttttttttacagagcGACACTGGAATTGTAGATCAACACAAATCCACACCCATCAAGATCGGTATTGTTTCCACAATTTCAAAACTAAATTTACTTCAAGATGATCGAAACATATATATAACTTTCTGTTATACTTGTTTATGTAGTTGTTTGTTGACTAAAATAGTTTGTATATGTACAATGCAGATTGTGGACAAGCATGTGCAGCAAGGTGCAAACTATCAAAGAGGCCTAACTTATGCAACAGGGCTTGCGGGACATGTTGCGGAAGGTGCAACTGTGTTCCTTCAGGAACTTCAGGCAACTCCGAATCGTGCGCTTGCTACGCTAATATGACCACTCACGGCAACATAAAGAAGTGTCCTTAATTACTTATTCTTTAAAATAAAACAAAAATTTTAATTCATTGATATTGTATGCATAAAGGTTTTTCTATTGTATTTCTAGTTTTGCATTTGGTTTATATTTTCGTTTGTATACATTAATAATTCATGATTATGTGGTTTT comes from Rutidosis leptorrhynchoides isolate AG116_Rl617_1_P2 chromosome 4, CSIRO_AGI_Rlap_v1, whole genome shotgun sequence and encodes:
- the LOC139845130 gene encoding snakin-2-like — protein: MGFLKLFVASLLVSLFLFQLSQAANPTQLSDTGIVDQHKSTPIKIDCGQACAARCKLSKRPNLCNRACGTCCGRCNCVPSGTSGNSESCACYANMTTHGNIKKCP